A segment of the Flavobacteriales bacterium genome:
GGCCCACCAGCGAAGTGGTGGTGGAGATCAGCAGCACTATTGAGGTGAGCGCCACCTTCACCATCACCTACTTCGTGGGCAATGCCGGCTGGCTGCCCGCCTATGACCTGCGCGCCAAGGGCGTGGGCCAGCCGATCGAGCTGCTGATGAAGGCCCAAGTGACCAACAACACAGGCGAGGATTGGAGCAAAGTGGACCTGAGCCTGAGCAGCGGCAATCCCATCTTGGGCGGCGTGATGCCATCGCTGAGCCCTTGGGTACTCTACACCTACCAGCCGCGCAGGCTTGAGAGCGTGACCATCAGCAGTCGGGAACAGCGCGTGAGAGGCGATGCGCCCATGGCTGCTCCAAGCGCAATGGATGATGGCCTGCTGCGGATGAAGCAGGAAGAGGTTGCCTCGGGCATCGTTTCCAACACCGTGGCCTTCCGCACCACCACCGTCGAATTCGTGATCGAAACGCCCTTCACCATCCCTGCCGATGGCAAGGCGCACACCGTGGGCGTGAAGAGCCACAGCATACCCGCCAGCTATAAGCACTACGCAACGCCCAAGCTCGAGAAGGATGCCTTCCTCTATGCGCGCACCGCGGGATGGGAAGACCTGAACCTGCTGCCAGGGGAAGCCAACGTGTTCTTCGAGGGCACCTTCGTGGGACAGAGCTACCTGCAACTGGATCAGCCCAAGGACACGCTCGACATCAGCCTGGGGCGCGATAAAGGGGTCGTGGTGGAGCGCGTGAAGCGCAAGACCACCAATGAGAAAGCCATCGTGGGCGGCAAGCGCACGGTGACCATCGGCTGGGACCTCACCGTGCGCAACACCAAGGGCACGGCGGTGGATCTGGAAGTGCGCGACCAGTACCCGCTGAGCCCGCAGAGCGAGATCGAGGTGAAGCTGATCGATAAGGGCGGCGCAGCTGCCGATGAGCAGAAGGGCCTGCTCACCTGGAACCAGCGCATCGAACCCAAGGCTACGAAGAAGCTCGGCTTCAGCTATGAGGTGAAGCACCCGAAGGACATGCCGGTGGTGCTGGAGTGAGCACCCAGGCCCATGGCCTCGGATCGCGCGGCTAACTTGCCCGCCGTGCGCAAAGTGCTGGACCGCTATTATGGGTTCTTCCGCAAGCTGAAGGCGAGCTATGTGGTGCTGAACCTCTTCAACCTGAGCAAGCTGAAGCATGCGCAGCGCATGTACCGCAAGTACGGCGTGAAGCGCAATGTGCTGCTGCCGATCAACAGCAGCCATCTGCCCAAAGGCGCGATCGAAACGCCGTGGCTTGATGAACCCGATGCGCTTGAGAAGCTGAAGGCATCAGCGGGCTTGCAGCGCTTCGATGCAGCCACCCGCGAGGCGATGCTCCGCTGGCCCACTGACGGCTATATCGTGCTTCGCGGCCTTTTCTCGCAGGAGGAAGTGACCGCCATGAACAACGAAGTGGACCGACTTATCCGCGACAAGGTGGTTGACTTCAACTTCACCGGAAGGAAGATCATGTTCGCGTACAGGCACAGTGAGCTGCTGCGCCGATGCACGCATGACCGCCGCATCCTCGACGCGATGGACTTCCTGCTCGGCCGCAGGGTGCGTGTCTTCCAGAGCATCAACTTCCTCACCGGCAGTGAGCAGCATGCCCATAGCGACAGCATCCACATGACCACCTATCCGCTCGGCTACATGATCGCCGCATGGATCGCGCTCGAGCCCATCACGGCCGACAACGGCTGCCTCATCTATCACCCCGGAAGCCATCGCCTTCCCTATCTGCTCAACGACAGCTACGATCATGGTGGCAATCGCTTCGTGATCGGCGATGATGCCTATGCGCGCTATGAGGAAGCCATCGACGCGGAGATCCGGAAGGGCGGCTTCCCCGCACAGGAGTTCCATGCGCGGCCAGGCGACGTGCTGCTCTGGCACGCCAACCTGCTCCACGGCGGAAAGAAGATGAGCAAGCCCGATGCGAGCCGCAAGAGCATGGTGATCCACTGCTTCGCGGAGGATGTGCTCTGCTACCATGAGCTCACGCAGCGCCCGGCGATGATGGAAGCGGACTGAGGTTGATCGGTTGGCCGCCTCCTCCGTTGCCCGGTGGTCGGAGGATGGGGCCTTGTGAGGCCCGTAGCCCTGCCCTTGTGCGACGCATGGCTGATCGGCCTTCCATTCAACGGGCTTTGAGCGCAAGCCGAAACCACGGGTTTTCTACATTCGCGCCCGCCTTTTCCGGGAACGGCCCAAAGGCCT
Coding sequences within it:
- a CDS encoding DUF4139 domain-containing protein, with translation MRLASFLFATAFLPCATSAAEGEKPITSKVNEVKVFLSGAQVSRAASATIAAGTSLLVFTGLAEGMDPQSIQVTGKGGYQILSVNHRINYLTESPKKKEIEELQARIKRIEHDWNIEHGLQQVWVNEEQLLLKNNAVGGQQNGLTAAQLQAVNDYVRERMKAMKAGWLAQEEKKQALQEEKQKLQQQMQQYQSQAPRPTSEVVVEISSTIEVSATFTITYFVGNAGWLPAYDLRAKGVGQPIELLMKAQVTNNTGEDWSKVDLSLSSGNPILGGVMPSLSPWVLYTYQPRRLESVTISSREQRVRGDAPMAAPSAMDDGLLRMKQEEVASGIVSNTVAFRTTTVEFVIETPFTIPADGKAHTVGVKSHSIPASYKHYATPKLEKDAFLYARTAGWEDLNLLPGEANVFFEGTFVGQSYLQLDQPKDTLDISLGRDKGVVVERVKRKTTNEKAIVGGKRTVTIGWDLTVRNTKGTAVDLEVRDQYPLSPQSEIEVKLIDKGGAAADEQKGLLTWNQRIEPKATKKLGFSYEVKHPKDMPVVLE
- a CDS encoding phytanoyl-CoA dioxygenase family protein: MRKVLDRYYGFFRKLKASYVVLNLFNLSKLKHAQRMYRKYGVKRNVLLPINSSHLPKGAIETPWLDEPDALEKLKASAGLQRFDAATREAMLRWPTDGYIVLRGLFSQEEVTAMNNEVDRLIRDKVVDFNFTGRKIMFAYRHSELLRRCTHDRRILDAMDFLLGRRVRVFQSINFLTGSEQHAHSDSIHMTTYPLGYMIAAWIALEPITADNGCLIYHPGSHRLPYLLNDSYDHGGNRFVIGDDAYARYEEAIDAEIRKGGFPAQEFHARPGDVLLWHANLLHGGKKMSKPDASRKSMVIHCFAEDVLCYHELTQRPAMMEAD